A window from Musa acuminata AAA Group cultivar baxijiao chromosome BXJ3-10, Cavendish_Baxijiao_AAA, whole genome shotgun sequence encodes these proteins:
- the LOC135583745 gene encoding protein LAZ1 homolog 1-like, with protein MTGNIVFSVLFLLLPLAESSRSWKMLNMSLGGEANLLPGWPILSAGAFVLVALVLSLFLIVEHLAVYNQPEEQKFLIGLILMVPVYAVESFLSLLDTKVAFICEMMRDCYEAFAMYCFERYLIACLGGEESTIRFMETQMEIFSSTPLLELEHADGVIRHPFPLNCFMKHWYLGSDFYHSVKIGIVQYMILKTVCAFLAIILELFGVYGEGKFGWRYGYPYLAVVLNFSQTWALYCLIQFYSVTKHKLEPIKPLAKFLVFKSIVFLTWWQGVAVAFLFSTGAFKGHLARELKTRIQDYIICIEMGIAAVVHSHVFPAKPYRRGERCVRNVAVMSDYASLGAPPDPEEISDGGRLTRMRIARPDDRERRLSFQQSVRDVFFGSGEIVADDVKFTVSHVVEPVERGLARINETLHQISENVKQHEKRKRKAKDDSYVVPMHSWTQEFMEVCDHLPEGSVSDSELARKRGQANTKFAASETGRSDASSERRSFEFSGGRWS; from the exons ATGACGGGAAATATAGTTTTCTCTGTATtgtttcttcttctccctctggcTGAATCGTCAAGATCATGGAAAATGTTGAATATGAGCTTGGGTGGGGAGGCGAATTTATTACCTGGTTGGCCAATCTTAAGTGCAGGAGCATTTGTACTCGTCGCACTGGTGCTATCCTTGTTCCTTATCGTTGAACACCTTGCTGTCTATAATCAGCCTGAG GAGCAAAAATTCTTGATCGGTCTCATTCTGATGGTTCCTGTATATGCAGTTGAGTCG TTCTTGTCTTTGTTGGACACAAAAGTTGCATTCATCTGTGAAATGATGCGGGACTGTTATGAGGCGTTTGCCATGTATTGTTTTGAGAGATACTTGATAGCTTGTTTAG GTGGTGAGGAAAGTACAATTAGATTTATGGAGACTCAAATGGAAATATTTTCTAGCACGCCTCTTTTGGAGCTTGAGCATGCAGATGGAGTGATAAGACATCCATTTCCACTGAATTGCTTCATGAAGCATTGGTATCTTGGTTCTGACTTCTACCATTCTGTAAAGATTGGAATTGTGCAATAT ATGATACTTAAGACAGTATGTGCTTTCTTAGCAATCATTTTAGAGCTTTTTGGGGTTTACGGTGAAGGGAAGTTTGGATGGAGATATGG ATATCCATATCTAGCAGTTGTTCTGAATTTTAGTCAGACTTGGGCCTTGTATTGCCTCATACAGTTCTATTCTGTTACTAAGCACAAGTTGGAACCTATTAAGCCCCTGGCCAAGTTCCTTGTGTTCAAGTCCATTGTGTTCTTGACTTGGTGGCAAGGTGTTGCTGTTGCATTTCTTTTCTCAACGGGAGCCTTTAAAGGTCATTTGGCACGAGAGTTGAAAACACGCATCCAGGACTATATCATATGCATCGAG ATGGGGATTGCTGCGGTCGTTCACTCACATGTATTTCCAGCTAAACCGTATCGCCGTGGGGAAAGATGTGTTCGCAATGTTGCTGTTATGAGTGATTATGCTTCACTTGGAGCTCCTCCAGATCCAGAAGAGATTAGTGATGGTGGGAGGTTAACAAGGATGCGAATTGCTCGTCCTGACGACAGGGAAAGACGGTTGAGTTTCCAACAGAGTGTTCGAGACGTATTCTTTGGGAGCGGCGAAATT GTGGCCGATGATGTTAAATTTACTGTTTCTCATGTGGTAGAACCAGTGGAGCGAGGTCTTGCAAGGATAAATGAGACACTTCATCAGATATCAGAAAATGTGAAGCAGCATGAGAAGCGAAAGAGAAAAGCCAAAGATGACAGCTATGTCGTTCCCATGCATTCATGGACACAGGAGTTCATGGAAGTGTGTGATCATCTTCCCGAGGGAAGTGTCAGCGATAGTGAATTGGCTAGAAAGAGAGGCCAAGCAAACACAAAATTTGCTGCTTCAGAGACTGGTCGATCAGATGCTTCTTCTGAACGTCGCTCATTTGAGTTCAGCGGTGGAAGATGGTCATGA
- the LOC103968404 gene encoding dirigent protein 21-like: protein MATFNGTIILLLSLASVAILAAGKEPTTRLHFYMHDKISNPNATAVRVAEGPQTSTGPGINFGDIYVIDDLLTTGPSPSSLLVGRAQGFYAMASQDPADVALMLTVNLVFTEGEYKGSTLAILSRDAIFSPVRELPVVGGSGAFRLACGYVLMKTYSFNQTLGDAVLEWDVYVMH, encoded by the coding sequence ATGGCTACCTTCAATGGCaccatcatcctcctcctctctctcgcgTCCGTAGCAATCTTGGCCGCCGGGAAGGAGCCGACCACTCGCCTACACTTCTACATGCATGACAAGATAAGCAACCCCAACGCCACCGCTGTGAGGGTCGCCGAAGGGCCTCAGACGAGCACGGGACCGGGCATCAACTTCGGCGACATCTACGTAATAGACGACCTGTTGACCACCGGACCAAGCCCGTCTTCTCTACTAGTCGGCCGGGCGCAAGGCTTCTACGCTATGGCGTCGCAGGACCCGGCCGACGTCGCCTTAATGCTAACGGTGAACCTGGTGTTCACGGAGGGAGAGTACAAGGGAAGCACGCTGGCGATACTGAGCAGAGACGCCATCTTCTCGCCGGTGAGAGAGCTCCCGGTGGTGGGAGGCAGCGGCGCGTTCAGGCTCGCATGCGGCTACGTGCTCATGAAGACCTACTCGTTCAACCAGACTCTGGGCGATGCCGTTCTAGAATGGGACGTTTACGTCATGCACTAA
- the LOC135651433 gene encoding phytolongin Phyl1.1-like: protein MVFFSVSKEEKKNLLYSYSGGGHELQALALNWLGQAKPFHSWHSHTADNMTFGFLMHGGYTFFAIDNAGSSEMLLFLERLRDAFEAAPKNDRVEGELSWVVRIGAEKACTEERKPKDVYGGGGGGVSKVDVLQEDAGGVVSSGRSSSSVLKVQQCARRLWWRHAKTVAAVDVLLCLAMFAVWLVVCEGLQCVGRR from the coding sequence ATGGTCTTCTTCAGCGTCtccaaggaggagaagaagaacctCTTGTACTCCTACAGTGGCGGCGGCCACGAGCTGCAGGCGTTGGCCCTCAACTGGCTGGGCCAGGCCAAACCCTTCCATTCCTGGCACTCCCACACCGCCGACAACATGACATTCGGGTTCCTGATGCACGGCGGGTACACCTTTTTCGCCATCGACAACGCCGGCAGCTCGGAGATGCTGCTGTTCCTCGAGCGCCTCCGCGACGCCTTCGAGGCCGCGCCGAAGAACGACAGGGTGGAAGGCGAGCTCAGCTGGGTCGTCAGGATCGGGGCGGAGAAGGCGTGCACGGAGGAGAGAAAGCCAAAGGACGtctacggcggcggcggcggcggcgtgtcGAAGGTGGATGTGCTGCAGGAAGACGCAGGTGGCGTGGTGTCGTCGGGGAGGAGCTCGAGCTCGGTGCTCAAGGTGCAGCAATGCGCGCGCAGGTTGTGGTGGCGCCATGCGAAGACCGTTGCCGCGGTCGACGTGCTGCTGTGTCTGGCGATGTTTGCGGTGTGGTTGGTGGTGTGCGAAGGCCTTCAATGTGTTGGTCGACGATGA
- the LOC135585566 gene encoding auxin response factor 7-like, with amino-acid sequence MALPHLNISSVIGTSGDALYDELWHACAGPLVTLPRKGERAYYFPQGHMEQLEASTNQGLDQHVPVFNLPSKILCKVVNVELKAEPDTDEVYAQITLLPEPNEGEITSPDPPLPEPERCKIHSFCKTLTASDTSTHGGFSVLRRHADECLPPLDMTQDPPWQELVAKDLHENEWRFRHIFRGQPRRHLLTTGWSVYVSSKRLVAGDAFIFLRGENGELRVGVRRLMRQLNNMPSSVISSHSMHLGVLATASHAITTGTLFSVFYKPRASRSEFLISLNKYLEAKSYKLSVGMRFKMRFEGDETPERRFSGTIVAVIDKVSSQWADSEWRSLKVQWDESSSIQRPDSVSPWELEPLVAATPPTSQPVQRIKRTRPPASSVMLPEPSPAPGTWKFQVENSQMFSFSGSQRGEKLYSPSKPTSLFSSASQPSSIGFNANIAPSTAASSHMCWPIRTETQSDTFSASINREPCDKKQETGKGCRLFGIQLFESSEIEETSRVPTISGVGLDKPVTSLEADSDQQSRPSNIDQSDAAAVNSEPENLCLKLAQETQGRQLRSCTKVHMQGMAVGRAVDLTRLIGYDQLVQKLEEMFDIEGELSGGVKKWVVVYTDDEDDMMLVGDDPWHEFCSMVRKIYIYTSEEAKRLCPKKKLPVISEAAKFGSEKAFLDADADIVAD; translated from the exons ATGGCGTTGCCTCACCTGAATATCTCATCAGTTATCG GGACTTCTGGTGATGCCTTGTATGATGAACTATGGCATGCATGTGCTGGACCCTTGGTTACCTTACCTCGTAAAGGCGAACGAGCATATTACTTTCCCCAAGGTCACATGGAACAG CTGGAGGCATCAACAAATCAGGGGCTTGACCAGCATGTGCCTGTGTTCAATCTACCATCAAAAATCCTGTGTAAGGTGGTGAATGTCGAACTAAAA GCAGAACCAGATACAGATGAAGTGTATGCACAAATTACACTGTTACCTGAACCAAAT GAAGGTGAGATCACTAGTCCAGATCCTCCTTTACCTGAGCCTGAAAGGTGCAAGATCCATTCCTTCTGTAAGACTTTAACTGCGTCCGACACAAGCACCCATGGAGGTTTCTCAGTTCTCAGGAGGCATGCAGATGAATGCCTTCCTCCATTG GATATGACTCAGGATCCACCTTGGCAAGAACTAGTTGCCAAAGATCTTCATGAAAATGAGTGGCGGTTTCGTCACATTTTTCGag GTCAACCTAGGCGCCATCTGCTTACAACTGGTTGGAGTGTATATGTCAGCTCGAAGCGGTTGGTAGCTGGTGATGCTTTTATATTTTTAAG AGGGGAAAACGGTGAGCTGCGAGTTGGTGTCAGGAGGCTCATGAGGCAACTAAATAATATGCCATCATCCGTGATATCCAGTCACAGCATGCATCTTGGAGTTCTTGCAACGGCATCTCATGCTATCACTACTGGGACACTTTTTTCTGTTTTCTACAAACCAAG AGCAAGTCGATCTGAGTTTCTCATTAGTCTCAACAAGTATCTAGAAGCCAAGAGTTACAAGTTGTCCGTTGGGATGAGGTTTAAGATGAGATTTGAGGGTGATGAAACTCCTGAAAGGAG ATTTAGTGGTACTATTGTTGCCGTAATAGACAAGGTATCATCTCAATGGGCAGATTCAGAATGGAGATCCTTAAAG GTCCAATGGGATGAATCATCATCTATACAACGTCCAGACAGTGTTTCACCTTGGGAATTGGAGCCACTGGTGGCAGCTACTCCTCCGACCTCCCAACCAGTCCAGCGAATCAAACGAACACGACCACCAGCTTCATCTGTCATGTTACCAGAACCTTCTCCTGCGCCTG GTACTTGGAAATTCCAGGTCGAGAATAGCCAAATGTTCTCTTTTTCAGGGTCACAAAGAGGTGAAAAGCTATATTCACCATCCAAACCAACATCTCTATTCTCATCAGCATCACAGCCTAGTTCCATCGGATTCAATGCAAACATTGCTCCATCAACTGCTGCCAGTAGCCACATGTGCTGGCCAATTAGGACAGAAACTCAAAGTGATACCTTCTCAGCAAGCATCAATAGAGAACCATGTGATAAAAAGCAGGAAACTGGCAAAGGCTGCAGGCTGTTTGGGATTCAGCTATTTGAGAGTTCTGAAATAGAAGAAACATCGCGAGTTCCTACAATTTCAGGTGTTGGGCTGGACAAGCCAGTGACATCTTTGGAAGCGGATTCAGACCAACAATCACGACCGTCGAACATTGACCAGTCTGATGCAGCTGCAGTCAACAGTGAGCCAGAGAATTTATGCTTAAAATTAGCTCAGGAGACGCAAGGCCGGCAACTGAGAAGCTGCACAAAG GTTCACATGCAGGGTATGGCAGTGGGGAGGGCAGTGGATCTGACGAGATTAATCGGATATGATCAACTTGTGCAGAAGCTGGAAGAGATGTTTGACATTGAAGGAGAGCTCTCTGGTGGAGTTAAGAAGTGGGTGGTTGTCTACACAGATGATGAGGATGACATGATGTTGGTCGGCGATGATCCTTGGCA TGAGTTCTGCAGTATGGTGAGGAAGATATATATTTACACAAGTGAAGAAGCCAAGAGACTCTGTCCGAAGAAAAAGCTTCCAGTCATCAGTGAGGCTGCCAAGTTTGGTTCAGAGAAGGCTTTTCTTGATGCTGATGCGGACATTGTTGCCGATTAG
- the LOC135650385 gene encoding protein SUPPRESSOR OF GENE SILENCING 3 homolog isoform X3 → MNVTEIFNTMYPREHIGKAFDASSSANGGNPSLKSKGVEESSSTKGDHKADQMSMDMADVSLASQEEGWEVYGKKSKKRAGCSGRGTITTASGPKPWGSSPNAPRSWGQSDGLPRQRWGANGGTARTSGSNWAQANASHRPASKVNPKQQPTSKGLETQHMALPPVRPSQLQHGWNWAARGDFSGSQPKSEEFISNHLPQNDSSGGCDSDSNAMAQKSGDVLDDDDLVEDSDDNFSDGYDSDASQKTHKTRKKSKPFRGFFEDLDKLTNEEINEQMRQWHCPACYNGPGEIVWYKGLQPLLTHANTKRAARVKLHQELALLLEEELRHRGTSPVPAGEVFGKWKGLQETTTDREIVWPPMVVIMNTLLEQDENEMWIGMGNQELVEYFSSYAAVKARHSYGPRGHRGMSVLIFEPTAVGYLEAEQLHNHFAEQGKDRDAWEHRRILFSAGGKRQLYGYLANKEDVDVFNHHSHGKHRLKFEMRSYEEMVVIPMKQMNEDNQQLIWLKNKVVKQEQQSKVLKETIGVVTQRWRETVEENIIVRRRSKMQHEENKEEERRDGSEGS, encoded by the exons AT GAACGTGACTGAAATATTCAACACAATGTATCCCCGAGAGCATATAGGCAAAGCCTTTGATGCTTCTTCTTCTGCTAATGGTGGTAATCCATCATTGAAAAGCAAAGGTGTTGAAGAATCTAGTTCTACAAAAGGTGACCATAAGGCTGATCAGATGAGCATGGACATGGCAGATGTCAGCTTAGCCAGTCAAGAAGAAGGATGGGAGGTGTATGGAAAGAAGTCCAAGAAGAGAGCTGGTTGTAGTGGCCGTGGTACCATCACAACAGCTTCTGGTCCAAAACCATGGGGCTCTTCACCTAATGCACCTAGGTCTTGGGGTCAGTCAGATGGGCTACCGAGGCAAAGATGGGGCGCAAATGGTGGAACTGCAAGGACTTCCGGAAGTAACTGGGCTCAAGCCAATGCATCTCATCGACCTGCTAGCAAAGTTAATCCAAAGCAGCAACCAACAAGCAAGGGTTTGGAAACACAACACATGGCTCTCCCTCCAGTTAGACCTTCACAACTGCAACATGGATGGAATTGGGCAGCAAGAGGTGATTTCTCTGGTTCTCAACCAAAATCGGAAGAATTTATCTCCAACCATCTTCCCCAGAATGATTCTTCTGGTGGATGTGATTCGGATTCCAATGCTATGGCTCAGAAGTCTGGTGATGTTTTAGATGATGATGATTTGGTGGAAGACAGCGATGATAATTTCAGTGATGGCTATGATTCTGATGCAAGCCAAAAGACCCATAAGACTCGAAAGAAGAGCAAACCGTTCAGGGGATTTTTTGAAGATTTGGACAAGCTGACAAATGAAGAAATAAATGAACAAATGAGGCAATGGCATTGCCCGGCATGTTACAACGGTCCTGGTGAAATTGTGTGGTACAAAGGTTTGCAACCTTTGCTGACCCATGCAAATACAAAAAGAGCAGCTAGAGTTAAACTTCATCAGGAGCTTGCTTTACTGTTGGAAGAAGAACTTCGCCATAGGGGAACTTCACCTGTACCTGCTGGTGAAGTCTTCGGTAAATGGAAGGGACTGCAGGAGACAACAACTGATCGTGAAATAGTTTGGCCTCCAATGGTTGTTATTATGAACACCTTGCTTGAGCAAGATGAGAATGAAATG TGGATTGGCATGGGTAATCAAGAGCTTGTTGAATATTTCAGCTCGTATGCAGCAGTAAAAGCCCGCCATTCATATGGTCCTCGTGGGCATCGTGGCATGAGTGTTTTGATCTTTGAACCTACTGCAGTAGGCTATTTGGAGGCTGAGCAGCTACATAATCATTTTGCAGAACAAGGAAAAGATAGAGACGCATGGGAACATCGTAGGATTCTATTCTCTGCAGGTGGCAAACGCCAATTATATGGCTACTTGGCAAACAAAGAAGATGTGGATGTGTTCAACCACCAttctcatg GTAAACATCGTCTGAAATTTGAGATGAGATCATATGAGGAAATGGTTGTCATTCCAATGAAGCAAATGAATGAAGATAACCAGCAACTAATCTGGTTGAAAAACAAGGTTGTTAAACAAGAACAACAGTCCAAAGTTCTTAAAGAAACCATTGGGGTTGTAACTCAAAGGTGGCGTGAGACTGTGGAAGAAAATATCATTGTAAGGCGTAGATCCAAGATGCAACATGAAGAAAACAAGGAAGAG